The Primulina eburnea isolate SZY01 chromosome 6, ASM2296580v1, whole genome shotgun sequence genome contains a region encoding:
- the LOC140835111 gene encoding uncharacterized protein gives MVNWKDVWTKNTLLGLALGQFLSLLVTSTGFASSELAKKGINAPTSQSFLNYVLLALIYGGTMLYRRQPLKAKWYYYLALGLVDVEANFLVVKAYQYTSITSVMLLDCWTIPCVLFLTWFFLKTKYEFKKFAGVVVCVAGLVIVVFSDVHSADRASGSNPIKGDLLVIAGATLYGVSNVSEEFFVKSADRVELMAFLGTFGAIISAIQISILERNELKSIHWSAGATVPFAGFSLAMFLFYSGVPILLKISGATMLNLSLLTSDMWAVLIRMFAYKEKVDWMYYVAFAAVAFGLVVYSWGDKTDQNSAEVADEEIEHSKRFDEEAGFRHQDHRDIVGTSKSGGSSKQGAASSSGTV, from the exons ATGGTGAATTGGAAGGATGTTTGGACGAAGAATACATTGTTGGGTCTTGCCTTGGGACAATTTCTCTCTCTTCTCGTCACTTCAACTGGATTTGCATCTTCTGAACTCGCCAAAAAag GTATTAATGCACCCACGTCGCAGTCTTTCTTGAATTATGTACTCTTGGCATTGATATACGGTGGCACTATGCTCTACAGAAGGCAACCTCTCAAG GCCAAATGGTATTACTACCTTGCGCTTGGATTGGTTGATGTGGAAGCTAATTTTCTTG TTGTGAAGGCATACCAGTACACATCAATTACGAGTGTCATGCTCCTGGATTGTTGGACAATACCATGTGTGCTGTTTCTTACCTGGTTCTTTTTGAAGACTAAGTATGAATTTAAAAAGTTTGCTGGTGTAGTCGTTTGTGTTGCTggccttgtaattgttgtcTTCTCAGACGTTCATTCTGCAGACAGAGCTA GTGGTAGCAACCCAATAAAAGGTGATCTGCTTGTGATTGCCGGGGCCACACTTTATGGTGTTAGCAACGTCAGCGAG GAGTTTTTCGTTAAGAGTGCTGATAGGGTTGAACTTATGGCCTTTTTAGGAACCTTTGGTGCCATTATCAGTGCTATACAGAT AAGCATACTTGAACGGAATGAACTCAAATCCATTCACTGGTCAGCTGGGGCG ACTGTTCCTTTTGCTGGATTTTCTTTGGCCATGTTTCTGTTTTACTCTGGAGTCCCCATCTTGCTGAAG ATCAGTGGAGCTACGATGCTAAATCTATCTTTGCTCACCTCAGATATGTGGGCGGTTTTGATACGAATGTTTGCATACAAGGAAAAG GTGGATTGGATGTACTATGTAGCCTTTGCTGCTGTTGCGTTTGGGCTCGTCGTTTATTCgtg GGGTGATAAAACAGATCAAAACAGCGCAGAGGTTGCTGACGAGGAGATTGAGCATAGCAAACGTTTTGATGAGGAAGCCGGTTTTCGTCACCAAGATCACAGAGACATAGTGGGAACCTCGAAGTCTGGAGGTTCTAGTAAACAGGGCGCTGCTTCTTCAAGTGGCACCGTGTAA
- the LOC140835112 gene encoding 2-isopropylmalate synthase A-like, which translates to MAAAASSSSSSICRPSRITHAIPKTSTPFRSLYFCKHRDASAAAVIRCSLRRPEYVPNRILDPRYVRVFDTTLRDGEQSPGATMTTEEKLDIARQLARLGVDIIEAGFPASSEADFEAVKKIALEVGNGDGSDYVPVICGLARCNKRDIDKSWEAVKYAKKPRIHAFIATSEIHMKEKLKMTPEQVIDKARSMVTYARSLGCNDVEFSPEDAGRSDREFLYQILGEVIKAGATTLNIPDTVGFNLPGEFGQMIADIKANTPGIENVIISTHCQNDLGLSTANTVEGVRAGARQVEVTINGIGERAGNASLEEVVMILKCRGEEALDGLYTGINTQHIVMASKMVEEYSGLRVQPHKAIVGANAFAHESGIHQDGMLKNKNTYEIMSPEDIGLLRSNESGIVLGKLSGRHALKAKMLELGYDIDGKELDDLFSRFKSVAGNKKLITDDDLIALVSDEVFQPLVIWKFEDVQVTCGTLGLSTATVKLTDASGTELIACSVGTGPVDAAYKAIDLIVKVPVKLLEYSMNSVTEGIDAIATTRVLIQGVDSVPATHASTGQTVNRAFSGTGADMDIVISSVRAYVGALNKLLGVKNRLKVDDVNEKKALQVHIK; encoded by the exons ATGGCGGCTGCTgcctcttcttcttcttcctccaTTTGCAGGCCGTCACGAATAACGCATGCAATCCCTAAAACCTCAACCCCCTTCCGTTCCTTATACTTCTGTAAACACAGGGATGCTTCCGCTGCCGCCGTCATTCGCTGCTCGCTCCGTCGCCCCGAGTACGTCCCCAATCGTATCTTGGACCCTAGATACGTGCGCGTATTCGACACCACTCTTCGCGACGGCGAGCAGTCCCCCGGAGCCACCATGACCACCGAGGAGAAGCTGGACATCGCACGCCAGCTTGCTAGGCTTGGTGTCGACATCATTGAAGCTGGATTCCCAGCCTCTTCCGAGGCGGATTTCGAGGCCGTTAAAAAAATTGCCCTCGAGGTTGGGAACGGCGATGGTTCAGATTACGTTCCGGTTATCTGTGGATTGGCGAGGTGTAACAAGAGGGACATTGACAAGTCGTGGGAAGCAGTGAAATATGCGAAGAAGCCTAGGATTCACGCGTTTATTGCTACTAGTGAGATTCACATGAAAGAAAAGTTGAAAATGACACCAGAACAGGTGATTGATAAAGCTAGGAGTATGGTCACTTATGCCAGAAGTTTGGGATGTAATGATGTTGAATTCAGTCCTGAGGATGCTGGAAG ATCAGACAGGGAGTTTCTTTATCAGATTCTGGGAGAAGTTATTAAGGCGGGAGCGACAACCCTTAACATTCCAGATACAGTTGGCTTCAATTTGCCTGGCGAATTCGGGCAAATGATCGCTGATATAAAAGCGAATACCCCTGGAATTGAAAATGTAATAATTTCCACACACTGTCAGAATGACCTTGGACTTTCAACAGCTAACACTGTAGAG GGGGTACGTGCTGGTGCAAGGCAAGTTGAGGTCACTATTAATGGAATCGGGGAAAGAGCTGGTAATGCTTCATTAGAGGAG GTAGTAATGATCTTGAAGTGCCGTGGAGAGGAAGCATTGGATGGTCTTTATACAGGGATTAATACTCAGCATATTGTCATGGCGAGCAAGATG GTAGAAGAATATAGTGGGCTGCGTGTTCAACCACACAAAGCGATTGTTGGAGCTAATGCTTTTGCTCATGAAAGTGGCATCCATCAG GATGGAAtgcttaaaaataaaaatacatatgaAATTATGTCTCCTGAAGATATTGGACTTCTTCGCTCTAATGAATCGGGTATAGTGCTGGGAAAACTCAG TGGACGCCATGCTTTGAAAGCCAAAATGTTGGAG CTTGGATATGATATTGATGGCAAGGAACTTGATGATCTATTCTCACGTTTCAAATCTGTTGCTGGAAATAAAAAG CTTATCACCGATGATGACCTAATTGCTCTAGTTTCCGATGAAGTTTTCCAACCACTAGTGATTTGGAAGTTTGAAGATGTACAG GTTACATGTGGTACTCTTGGCCTTTCGACTGCAACAGTTAAACTTACTGATGCTAGCGGAACTGAACTCATTGCTTGTTCAGTTGGGACTGGACCTGTTGATGCAGCTTATAAGGCCATTGATCTCATTGTGAAG GTTCCTGTCAAACTTCTGGAGTATTCCATGAATTCAGTCACAGAAGGTATAGATGCTATTGCAACGACAAGGGTTCTAATTCAAGGAGTAGATAGTGTGCCTGCAACCCATGCTTCGACTGGACAAACTGTTAATCGAGCATTCAG TGGAACTGGAGCAGATATGGATATCGTGATCTCTAGCGTTCGAGCCTATGTTGGTGCACTGAACAAGTTGCTCGGGGTAAAAAATCGCTTGAAAGTAGATGATGTCAATGAAAAGAAGGCGTTGCAAGTACatataaaatga
- the LOC140835115 gene encoding PTI1-like tyrosine-protein kinase 3, giving the protein MRKWLCCRCHVEESYDSHENEHLKSPRTRADGNQRGLRASAPVKPEVQKSVPPIEVPELSIEELKEKTDNFGSKALIGEGSYGRVYFAQLDNGKEVAVKKLDVSSEPDSNNEFLTQVSMVSRLKNENLVELLGYCVDGNLRVLAYEFATMGSLHDILHGRKGVQGAQPGPVLDWMQRVRIAVDAARGLAYLHEKAHPSIIHRDIRSSNVLLFEDYKAKIADFNLSNQAPDMAARLHSTRVLGTFGYHAPEYAMTGQLTQKSDVYSFGVVLLELLTGRKPVDHTMPRGQQSLVTWATPRLSEDKVKQCVDPKLKGEYPPKGVAKLAAVAALCVQYEAEFRPNMSIVVKAMQPMLKSPAPAPEI; this is encoded by the exons ATGCGTAAGTGGTTGTGTTGCAGGTGTCACGTCGAGGAATCATATGACTCACATGAAAATGAGCACCTTAAGAGCCCAAGGACTCGCGCTGATG GAAATCAAAGAGGCTTGAGGGCATCAGCTCCTGTGAAGCCTGAAGTTCAGAAGTCTGTACCTCCTATTGAGGTTCCTGAACTGTCTATAGAGGAATTAAAAGAGAAAACTGACAATTTTGGATCAAAGGCCTTAATTGGTGAAGGATCTTATGGAAGAGTGTACTTTGCACAGTTAGACAATGGCAAGGAAGTTGCTGTCAAGAAGCTTGACGTGTCTTCTGAGCCCGATTCAAATAATGAGTTCTTGACTCAG GTTTCCATGGTGTCAAGATTGAAGAACGAAAATCTTGTTGAATTGCTTGGTTACTGTGTTGATGGCAATCTTCGTGTCTTGGCTTATGAATTCGCAACTATGGGATCTCTTCATGACATATTGCATG GGAGGAAAGGGGTACAGGGGGCGCAACCTGGTCCTGTACTTGACTGGATGCAACGAGTAAGAATTGCTGTTGATGCTGCAAGGGGACTGGCATATTTGCATGAGAAAGCACATCCTTCTATAATTCATAGAGATATCAGATCCAGCAATGTGCTTCTGTTCGAAGACTACAAAGCCAAGATTGCAGATTTTAACCTTTCAAATCAGGCTCCTGACATGGCTGCTCGCCTTCATTCTACTAGAGTTCTTGGAACCTTTGGCTACCATGCACCAGA ATATGCAATGACAGGGCAGTTGACTCAAAAGAGCGACGTATATAGTTTTGGTGTTGTTCTGCTAGAGCTTCTGACTGGAAGGAAGCCTGTTGACCACACGATGCCTCGTGGACAGCAGAGTCTCGTTACTTGG GCCACTCCAAGATTGAGCGAAGACAAAGTGAAACAATGTGTTGATCCAAAACTCAAGGGTGAATATCCTCCAAAAGGAGTTGCAAAG CTTGCCGCTGTGGCAGCATTATGTGTGCAGTATGAAGCTGAGTTTCGACCAAATATGAGCATCGTTGTGAAGGCTATGCAGCCAATGTTGAAGTCGCCTGCCCCTGCTCCGGAGATTTAG
- the LOC140835113 gene encoding uncharacterized protein isoform X1 has translation MAEVSKLNTMSEIGVSEIQEPIEEDAGLIGPPPLIISGKFVDDDTEENILETAKKRRKKPRAKHRKNKDTINGIMTFEKKEKKGLVYSRMEMEALRFEDLHGQKKKWLEVYCGLCPSVALEYDDLVNSDNNLEPAISFDFDPRPQFQMAPTPPASMGENCCHPPDNSSERFDLLNPTYRPPVNDEISCLGAEGEYSPDYTSDEDYSSIQKPAFLVTGEPDFDSGPPQDGLEYLRRVRWEASHIPDVAIAKIEKSELGKEQTIYMPQIPEIMDCPENFLPLKQWEDCFLAYFSELRLGFSQLDLQGSNTENSIEFQSVIFEYFNSFLSGYDSCPSEASSSPHTLEEPSTTSDSLALSSILEMDSAARTSKLKKRISLIENVSTLSREDCLWLFALCVAVDSPLDADTSASLRSLLRKCASLRAVKANADDEVVMLNILATISGRYFGQSEK, from the exons ATGGCAGAAGTAAGCAAGCTGAATACCATGTCTGAGATTGGTGTTTCAGAAATTCAAGAACCGATTGAAGAAGATGCTGGGTTGATTGGACCTCCTCCCCTTATTATAAGTGGTAAATTCGTTGACGATGATACAGAGGAGAATATTCTGGAAACAGCGAAGAAAAGGAGGAAGAAGCCACGAGCGAAGCATAGGAAGAACAAGGACACAATTAACGGTATTATGACCTTTGAAAAGAAAGAGAAGAAGGGACTTGTCTATTCCAGGATGGAGATGGAAGCACTGAGGTTTGAGGATTTGCACGGCCAAAAGAAGAAGTGGCTTGAGGTTTATTGTGGGCTCTGTCCATCGGTGGCTCTGGAGTACGATGATCTTGTTAATTCTgataataatctcgagcctgcCATTTCCTTTGATTTCGATCCTCGGCCACAGTTCCAAATGGCTCCTACTCCCCCTGCGTCTATGG GTGAAAACTGCTGCCATCCTCCAGACAATAGCAGTGAACGTTTTGATCTTTTAAACCCTACATACCGTCCCCCTGTCAACGATGAAATAAGCTGCTTGGGTGCAGAAGGAGAGTACAGCCCTGATTATACTAGTGATGAAGATTACAGTAGCATTCAGAAGCCTGCCTTTTTGGTAACGGGAGAACCTGATTTTGATTCTGGCCCTCCACAAGATGGACTGGAATACCTTAGGCGTGTAAG GTGGGAAGCTTCGCACATTCCGGATGTGGCGATTGCCAAGATTGAAAAAAGTGAACTTGGAAAAGAACAGACTATATATATGCCGCAAATTCCTGAAATTATGGATTGTCCAGAGAATTTCTTGCCACTCAAACAGTGGGAAGACTGCTTTCTTGCTTATTTTTCCGAACTTAGACTG GGTTTTTCACAGCTCGACCTTCAGGGATCTAATACAGAAAATTCTATTGAATTTCAGTCGGTTATATTTGAATATTTCAACAGTTTCTTATCTGGATATGATTCCTGCCCATCTGAAGCTTCTTCCTCCCCACATACACTGGAAGAACCCAGTACAACAAGTGACAGTCTTGCCTTATCTTCAATTTTAGAAATGGACTCAGCAGCTCGAACATCAAAGTTAAAAAAACGTATAAGTTTAATTGAGAACGTAAGCACATTATCACGCGAAGATTGTTTATGGCTCTTTGCTCTCTGTGTCGCTGTTGATAGTCCTCTTGATGCTGACACAAGTGCATCTCTTCGGTCTTTACTCAGAAAATGTGCGAGTTTACGAGCTGTGAAAGCAAACGCTGATGATGAAGTTGTCATGCTAAATATTCTTGCAACAATTTCCGGCAGGTACTTTGGACAGTCAGAGAAGTGA
- the LOC140835113 gene encoding uncharacterized protein isoform X2: MAEVSKLNTMSEIGVSEIQEPIEEDAGLIGPPPLIISGKFVDDDTEENILETAKKRRKKPRAKHRKNKDTINGIMTFEKKEKKGLVYSRMEMEALRFEDLHGQKKKWLEVYCGLCPSVALEYDDLVNSDNNLEPAISFDFDPRPQFQMAPTPPASMGENCCHPPDNSSERFDLLNPTYRPPVNDEISCLGAEGEYSPDYTSDEDYSSIQKPAFLVTGEPDFDSGPPQDGLEYLRRVRWEASHIPDVAIAKIEKSELGKEQTIYMPQIPEIMDCPENFLPLKQWEDCFLAYFSELRLGFSQLDLQGSNTENSIEFQSVIFEYFNSFLSGYDSCPSEASSSPHTLEEPSTTSDSLALSSILEMDSAARTSKLKKRISLIENKMCEFTSCESKR; the protein is encoded by the exons ATGGCAGAAGTAAGCAAGCTGAATACCATGTCTGAGATTGGTGTTTCAGAAATTCAAGAACCGATTGAAGAAGATGCTGGGTTGATTGGACCTCCTCCCCTTATTATAAGTGGTAAATTCGTTGACGATGATACAGAGGAGAATATTCTGGAAACAGCGAAGAAAAGGAGGAAGAAGCCACGAGCGAAGCATAGGAAGAACAAGGACACAATTAACGGTATTATGACCTTTGAAAAGAAAGAGAAGAAGGGACTTGTCTATTCCAGGATGGAGATGGAAGCACTGAGGTTTGAGGATTTGCACGGCCAAAAGAAGAAGTGGCTTGAGGTTTATTGTGGGCTCTGTCCATCGGTGGCTCTGGAGTACGATGATCTTGTTAATTCTgataataatctcgagcctgcCATTTCCTTTGATTTCGATCCTCGGCCACAGTTCCAAATGGCTCCTACTCCCCCTGCGTCTATGG GTGAAAACTGCTGCCATCCTCCAGACAATAGCAGTGAACGTTTTGATCTTTTAAACCCTACATACCGTCCCCCTGTCAACGATGAAATAAGCTGCTTGGGTGCAGAAGGAGAGTACAGCCCTGATTATACTAGTGATGAAGATTACAGTAGCATTCAGAAGCCTGCCTTTTTGGTAACGGGAGAACCTGATTTTGATTCTGGCCCTCCACAAGATGGACTGGAATACCTTAGGCGTGTAAG GTGGGAAGCTTCGCACATTCCGGATGTGGCGATTGCCAAGATTGAAAAAAGTGAACTTGGAAAAGAACAGACTATATATATGCCGCAAATTCCTGAAATTATGGATTGTCCAGAGAATTTCTTGCCACTCAAACAGTGGGAAGACTGCTTTCTTGCTTATTTTTCCGAACTTAGACTG GGTTTTTCACAGCTCGACCTTCAGGGATCTAATACAGAAAATTCTATTGAATTTCAGTCGGTTATATTTGAATATTTCAACAGTTTCTTATCTGGATATGATTCCTGCCCATCTGAAGCTTCTTCCTCCCCACATACACTGGAAGAACCCAGTACAACAAGTGACAGTCTTGCCTTATCTTCAATTTTAGAAATGGACTCAGCAGCTCGAACATCAAAGTTAAAAAAACGTATAAGTTTAATTGAGAAC AAAATGTGCGAGTTTACGAGCTGTGAAAGCAAACGCTGA
- the LOC140835116 gene encoding chitinase-like protein 1 — protein sequence MMMGNRRIMVALLIPAMVVYCACMVSGDDEIKEKKVGGKRMCDQGWECKGFSAYCCNQTISKFFQTYQFENIFSKRNSPVAHAVGFWDYRSFILSSAVYQPLGFGTTGGKLMQMKELAAFLGHVGAKTSCGYGVATGGPLSWGLCYNKEMSPSQDYCDDFFKYEYPCSPGAQYYGRGAIPVYWNHNYGKIGNDIKVDLLNHPEYLEQNATIAFMSAMSMWMTPKKKGQPSAHDAFVGNWKPTKNDTMEKRVPGFGTTMNILYGDLICGQGEIDPMNVLISHYLYYLDLMGVGREEAGPHEVLSCGEQIAFNPSYKSSS from the exons ATGATGATGGGCAACAGGAGAATTATGGTGGCATTGTTGATTCCGGCAATGGTGGTTTATTGTGCTTGCATGGTGAGTGGGGACGATGAGATCAAGGAGAAGAAAGTTGGTGGGAAGAGGATGTGTGATCAGGGATGGGAATGCAAGGGATTCTCAGCATACTGTTGCAATCAAACCATTTCCAAATTCTTTCAGACTTACCAGTTTGAGAATATCTTCTCCAAGAGGAATTCTCCCGTTGCTCACGCGGTTGGCTTTTGGGACTATAGATCTTTCATCTTGTCTTCCGCCGTTTATCAGCCGTTGGGCTTTGGAACCACTGGTGGCAAGCTCATGCAGATGAAGGAACTTGCCGCTTTTCTTGGCCATGTCGGCGCTAAAACTTCAT GTGGGTATGGAGTGGCCACGGGTGGACCTTTATCATGGGGGCTATGCTACAACAAGGAAATGAGTCCTAGTCAAGATTATTGTGACGACTTCTTCAAATATGAGTATCCGTGTTCTCCTGGAGCACAATACTATGGTCGGGGTGCTATTCCAGTCTACTG GAACCATAACTATGGCAAAATAGGTAACGATATCAAGGTAGATTTGTTGAACCATCCTGAGTACCTCGAACAAAATGCCACAATAGCCTTCATGTCTGCAATGTCGATGTGGATGACCCCGAAGAAAAAAGGGCAGCCTTCAGCCCACGACGCTTTTGTAGGAAACTGGAAACCCACAAAAAATGACACCATGGAGAAACGAGTTCCAGGGTTTGGCACAACGATGAATATTTTGTATGGTGATCTTATTTGTGGGCAAGGTGAGATTGATCCAATGAATGTATTGATATCTCATTACCTATATTACCTCGACTTGATGGGAGTTGGGCGTGAGGAGGCAGGACCCCATGAAGTGCTTTCATGTGGCGAGCAGATTGCTTTCAACCCATCCTATAAGTCGTCCTCTTGA